The DNA segment AGAAGACCTGGGATCCAAATTCATGCCTCCCCCGCCCCCGCTTCCCGTGCTGTCGCAGGAATGAAGAATAAAACTCCCGCCACCTGCGGCTATGAATGATCCTCCTAAACTGATAAGCTTCAAAAACTCTCTTCTCTTCATGATAAATCTCTTCCTCCTTTGGTAATTGCCGATGCAATCTTTCAGGTCAGATTATGAACTATTTCTTATAATCCGGTGAATTCATTTCGCGCCTACCACCGGTCGATATCGGTATTATCCTCCGCACATTTAATTCTGTAATTGTCAGTTTTTTTCATCTTTACTCCTGTTATTCCCATCGTCCGTCTTTGAGTTATCCTTGTCGGTCCCTTGATCCTGTTCTTCCTCGACTTTGACTTTATACATCATGGCTTTTCCCGTTTTATAAAGCCTGAACCTCGCGAGTGATTCTTCTTTTGAAGCTTCGGACATCTTTTCATCATAGGTGACCTTTATATCGTCCGGAACTTCAAACCGGCTTTGGGTAATATCAACATCAACCTCTATATCCGTTGCCATGAGCTCGCTTACCGAGGTGAACTGCTCCGTTACCATCTTGAGTGGTATCTTTGCTTCTCTCCATATCCACGTTTTTCTGTAATATGGCGGATCGATGCCGGCTTGAATCGAGGTCATTAAAGACTCTTCGGTCGGTTTTTCCCCATATTCGTATATATCACATTTTCTACCTAAAATTTCTCCGGTCCCTGTTTTCTTGCCCAATCCCAACAGGTCCAGCGAAACAACGCCTCTTCTGTCCATTCTCTTATGAAAAGCTTCTTTTTCCGTTTTTGACAATTTTTCATATTCAGGTTTTGCGTATTTGGCGGAATTGTCTATTTTTTTACCTGACTTATCTGCAAGGTCGATGAAATACACAAACTCAGGGTCTATTATCTGAAGCCTTTCGACGGTCCTGGGTTCCCCATCATCCGACGGTAAGCTCATTTTCACCGTCTTCGCGAATCTATCCCCTTCTATATAGACGGTTTCCGAGCCCTGATACGTCTTTTTCTCCATTCCGGGGTGGCCGTACTCAGTCTTACCTTTGTAATTTATAACTAGGCTTTTAAATGGATATTTTTTCACATACGGACTGGGGAATTCGGCATCGCCGGTCTTGCCGTTTTGCTCCGAAGCATAAGCCGTATTCAAGAAAAAAGGTATTAGGCTGAGCGCAATTAATAAGAAAGAACAGTTGAGTTTTTTCATATATAACCCCTTAATATTAAAGTCAAAATGTGTAAGCAGTACCTTGATGAAATAAGGTCTTTCATTATTGAAAAAATCGCCTTATGGTCAACAATGTAGTCAAAAATATATGATTTGATCGATTTAAATATGATTATATAAAATAGGTGCTTTCTTTGATATAGTGGATTAGATGATTGTTCTGTGGTAATAAATGATAGAAGCATATTGGTATATCCACTACAATAGCCCCTGAAAGATTTGATAGATTATACTAAAAAGATTAAAAATAGAGGCTTAACTTTGAATAAAATGAGTTGGGCGTGTAGGATTCGATACTTAACCTGGAAAAACCGGAGAGTTAGAATCAGTGCAAATCCTCTATCTGATCTCGGTGTGGCTGCATATAATATCCTCAATAATCTGGGTAGGCGGGATGTTTTTTCTCATACTCGTTCTAATTCCGGTATTGCGTGACCCGGAGTACGAAAGTATATTCTCAAGGCTTTTTCTAAAGATCGGTCAGCGCTTCCGTAATGTGGGCTGGATATCACTTTGTCTGCTTGTGCTGACGGGAATTATTAACCTTGCTTTCCGCGGTTATGATTTCTCCGATTTCTTAAGCGGCAGGATTTTCGTTGGTACTTTCGGGCATGTTCTGCTTCAGAAGTTGGTAGCCGTTGTACTTATTTTGCTGATCAGCATAGTCCATGATTTCTGGATAGGGCCCAGAGCGATGGCCCTGATAAGGCGGGAGCCCAAGTCCCCCGAAAGCAGGAAATACAGACTAATAACCGTCTGGCTGGGACGGCTTAATTTTGTACTGGCAATTCTTGTTGTTGCCCTTGCCGTAGTGCTCGTCAGAGGGGGTATCTAGGAATCACGGCAATAATTTATCGACAGCTTTCTATTTGACTCATTAATCCCGAATTTGTTGATTTCGGCTTTTTCATCAGGTGATTCTATTTTACGTTGTGTCTGAATCTGTGCGGAAGGAATTGCTTTATGAAAAACAGAATGAACTTGATGCGGAAAAAGAACCAAAATATGAATTTGAAATCCTCTGAATCGAGATATATCTTGATTTTCCACACCCCGACCTCCGCATCGAAGACGACATTATCACCCTCAATTGCATATTCTCCTAAAAGCACGTCAAGCTCCCCGCTCGGGCTTGAGATTTTCACGACGCTGCTCCTTTGCCTCTGCGAATGAAATCAAACAACTCCCCGGCTGCTTTTTCCCCGGAACGGACGCAGTCGGGAATGCCCATTCCTTCATATGCGTTTCCCGCGACCATCAGCCCGGGATATTTACTCAGTCCTGTATTTATACGGGATATGCGCTCCAGGTGCCCAACTTCGTATTGGGGCATCGAACGCTCGTATCTCCTTATCTGCTCGAATACCGGTCTGGATCTGATACCGAGGATCTCGTTTAACGAATTGTGCGCGTCCTCCGCGATTGTTGAATCATCCGTTCCACCGATATCCTGATCTGCCGCATCGCTGATAAAGCATCGCAGGATGACCTTTTCCCGGGGGGCGCGTCCTCCGAACTTCACACTGCTGAAAGAGCATGCCATAATGGGAAGCCCCTCGCTTTCCGG comes from the Deltaproteobacteria bacterium genome and includes:
- a CDS encoding CopD family protein, giving the protein MQILYLISVWLHIISSIIWVGGMFFLILVLIPVLRDPEYESIFSRLFLKIGQRFRNVGWISLCLLVLTGIINLAFRGYDFSDFLSGRIFVGTFGHVLLQKLVAVVLILLISIVHDFWIGPRAMALIRREPKSPESRKYRLITVWLGRLNFVLAILVVALAVVLVRGGI